In Leopardus geoffroyi isolate Oge1 chromosome B4, O.geoffroyi_Oge1_pat1.0, whole genome shotgun sequence, the DNA window acccttcACACACCTACCAGTTCTGCACACTGGTGGCTCTTTGCTCCACAGTGCTTCCTTCCACCTAGGTCCCACCAGACTCCTAAGGCTTTTTAAAGCCCTTGCCTCCTCCCTAGACAAACTCTCCATGATGGAATGTGACATAAGGAGACATCTGTCCTTTCCATCATGcactcaccacccccccacatAAACATACCCTAATTCTAATAACTTGGAAGCCTCCCTCCCCCAAGTCTGGGAATGTGCTGTAAGCTGTGAAGAAGAGAATGCAGAAGCAGGGACTTTCTCCAGAGCCAAGATGGGGGCCCTGACAGATGCCTTGAAACTCTTGCGCATGTGCCGTCAGGAAACCTACTTTGGAGGAACCAATATGGTATGTCAGGGTTCATCAGAGTTCTTAGGTACAGTGTGCGTAGGGCAAGGAATTACTCCAAGATTGCTTCTGGTCTTGAGCAGGAAACGGTATCAAACCTACAAGTCAGTGGTGAGATGGCACCCAAAATCTGGCTCATGCCCAACAGTCTAGCAGTCCTTATGGTGTTTGGTGTTGACTATTTTGGCCCACACGGTTTCAGCACAGGTAAAGAGCCTGCTCCCCACAACCCTCACCCTCCAGCTCATTCGCACGTTGGCTGAATGGCAAGGCATTTTGTGGGTTCAAAGACAGTGCCAGCTCAGCAAAATTCAAACACAGAGTCCAACCTTCCCTGAGAAAAGCTGATGACTGTGGCATGTCTCTCTGCCTAAAGGAGACCTCTCAGTCTCTCTACTCTCTGGAGACAAAATACTATTATGAGATTTTCCTGGGGTCCAGCTATGGTTcaggcagaggggaaagtgagGTAACAAGGAGAATTTCCGGGAATAGGCTGGGAAAGGTAGTAAGTCTAGCACAGTAGTAAAGAGCAGGAGCTCTGGGGCCAGACtgttgggttcaaatcctagctctacaTTTTATTAGATGTGTGGCCTTGAGCTGGTTCTTagtcttctgtgcctcagtttttttgGACAATCTGTAAAACTGGAATCATGCCTACcattgttctgaggattaaatgaattaatatatgtaagGCACAGAGAATGGTGCCTGACAcaattatctgtgtgtgtgtatgtgtgtgtgtgtgtgtgtgtgtgtatacatgtgccATTATTCTGTTGTTGTCAATAATGAGTTAAAGAAGCCATATGAAGTAGGACGTTTGAGCATAGTGTCTATCAACTACAAGAATCAAAAACACTGCAATACCATGAAGAGGTTCCTGTCATTTTAATTACGTTTGCCATGAAAAGCAATAACCTCAGCTAATcactctgccctcctcctcttcctaacccccacctcccttcataTGCACACAGCACAGGAACCCAAAGGCCCTCCTCCCCACAATCCTCCCCACTGCCATTATGGGAAGAAATGTCACTAAATGGACTCAGCCTCCTCCATACAGCATTtaacaggataaataaaaatacctttagaAGGGGTTTGTTGTGCTATTATCTCAGGGTGGAGTCAGGGGCAAAGGCAGAGGCAAAGGCTGGGTGAGGTCTGGGGATCTCTTAGAGATCAGAATTTGCTTGAGGGGCACACAGCCCATCATTCACCCAGTAAGGGGGATATGTCTAAGAAGGCAGGGGCTAAGATGGGCTAGGCTGTATGTGTGAGGATAAGGACAGCTAAAAAtccattctccttcctccccccacatCTTCCCCAACTCCCAGGGAGCCCCAGGTAGGGGGCTCCCAAGCAGAGAACAGAGTTACAATTCTCTTAAGGTTTCATCTGTGGTTCCTAGAACTGTGGGCAGGCAGTAAGTGGGGTATGTCCCCTGGTGCTGCCTGACCCGTTCCCCAGCTCAGGGCTTCTCTCCTCCTGTGAGCACCAGGGCCTGCAGGATGTCAGACAGTGATACAATCCCCTTGACCACATCATTCTCATCTACCACTACAAGTCGGTGAACCTGCGTGAAGCAACACAGGAGAAAAGGGAGTTTAGTGACGGCCTCAGTTAGGATGAGCCCTTCAACCCCGACTCTCCTTGCCAAACCCCACACTCAAAGCTGCTTCCCCCAGCTCCTTCTGGGTCACTGGCCTCCCTACCTCTGCTTCCACCAGCCTGTTGATGATGGTCTCCAGAGTCTCATGCAGGTAACACTTGAGGACACCCTCAAAGTAATGTGATCGATGTTGGAGGGCTTTTGTCACAGACACATCTAAGTTGTTGTAGGTCTTTTCTGCTGCCAGattctggggagagagaggaaggtgcTTGCAAGAAGCAAGGGAGCCAGCCCCAACCCCTGACCCCACCCACCTACACCAGAGGGATTTAGGGTAGTTGTCAGCCATGCCCACAAGCCACACCCAACTCATTCAATTCCTTTTCAAATAGGATTCAAAAGTTTGGAAGCTTCTAAAACCCTTAGGTCCCAGAAGAGACTCTCTTCTACTCCCTCTCCACATTCAATACCCCACCCCTTTCCCTACCTCCCAGCCCCTCCACAATCACTCACGATAACATCAAACTTGGAGTAGATGTCCACCACACGCCCTAGGGGGACAGAGGCAGCTCAGCAAGGAGGATCTGGCATCCAAGGCTCCCCCTGCCTATAGCATCGCCCTCCGGGCTGAGCTGATGGACAGATTTTCCCAGAACCACCCTGGCTTCCCTGgagccctccctcttcttctgtgaAATCTCTCACCTTTCTCGTCTACTACTGGCAGTGCTGAAACTCGGTGTTGTACAAAGATGCCCAGAGCTACGTAGACAGGGGTGGTGGTGCGGACCATAGCAATGTTAGCATAGGTGCCAATCTGTAGCTCTTCCAGAGACTTAGACATGAACTCTGGCTTGGGGAACTCAGTGATCTGAGGAGAGAACCATCAGCTTGATCTTGAAGGCTCCCCAAACCACCCCTGGATACCCCTCCAACCTTGTATATAAGGAGTAAAAACCAGGCTGAGGACACTTACAAACAGTTTGAGGAACTTGAGGATACGCTTGTGGGTAAGGATGTACAAGGTGTTGCCTGATTCTGGGTCAATAACTGGCAGCCTGTGGATCTTGTTTCGAATTAATGAAGAGACAGCATCAAACAAGCTGTGGGAAGGTGGGGAATAATGATAAGTCCCACAGTGCTGAGCTCAAGGTGGGTAAACAGCTTTTAAGAACATATTTACAAAGAGGGAAAACTGGTGACTGGGAGAGGAGAGCAGTGTTCAAACCAGACCTAAagagtgtgtgaatgtgtgtgtgtgtgtgtgtgtgtgtgtgtgtgtgtgtgtgtgtgcatttgtgtatgtgtgtttgtgaggagcatcttttctctcttctgcctctagATCTCTGGGTATCTAAAGCTTTAGCTACGCTGGTGGCAAGGCTCTTCCCTTTCTGGACAAATGGGTAGCTGGAACTCACCTGGCATTAGGAGAAATGCAGACAAGTGGTTTGAAGGAGTCCTGTAGGTACACCTCTGAAGGGAAAAGGGAGGTTCACAAAATACCGGTATGGAAAACCACTTCCCACTAAACTCTccatcccattttctttttacaacCCCCAATTCTCTACATACCTCTCCAAGTTTCTATCTTGTGTTCTTCCAGCTCATAGATCTGTACCTGGAAGCAGAAGCAACAGAACTTGAGACTTGATCTCTCTGCTGCATTAACCCCTTGTAGTTTCCTTGGGAGAAAGGAACTGAGAATGGGGGACTCTGGGTAGGGAAAGTGGTTTTGGTCATTGCGCTAAGGTTCCTTACCAAGGCTGATTTATAGTAGCGATGCAGGATATTGATGAAATCGGTGATGGTCAGCATGCCTAGAAGCCAAGACAAGATCCCTCAGCACTGTTCAAAgcttctctccctgcccagcACAAGATGCCAATAATACTGTGTTCCAGAAACTTTTGCTTACCCACAAAACTTTGCTTCTTACTATCCCACAAAGGGGCAGCCCGTACACCATTAGTCACCAAAGCAAAGAAAGCTTTCTTCACCTGTAGTCAAAAAGACTAATAATCACAAAGGAAAATTCACAGGGTGCAGGACTTTAAAAGAAAGGGGTTGGGTATGCTGGGGCAAACATGAGACTAAACCCATATAAGGACAGGGATATTACCCTTGGGATGAGACAGGATGAAAGTTTTTGAACCAGAGGCTCCTAGGAAGGGGGATGGGAGAAGAGGATTTCACCCACCTGCAGGGAAGTATCAAATACAACCAATTTGGAGCTTGTGGGAATCAGGTCATAGCAGCGATGAGACTTCATGAAGGAAGTATACACACTATTGTTGGATTCTGGGGTCTCTGCATAGGGTGGGATAGTTAGAAGCTTCCTTCCATGCATCAACTCACAAtcaaaagaggcagaaaataaaagtgtAGTTGTTCAAATATTtagaggctgatttttttttttataaggccCCCTTGTCTATCTATTTTGTTCCTATTCCCACAAAACTTGGATAAACCTGTTAGAGACCATTTCATTCAACCCCCGACTCCAGGTAGGGCTATATTTATCGGCTCCTTGTGCAAAAGATGGCTGACTAAAACAGAAAGTCTATAATATCTATCATTAACCTGTTTAGTCTAAaagtttttttctcatctttaactCAAATTTTCCCTTTCATATGTTTAAGCGCATTTTCActtgttctcttttctcagtGAAGATGTAATTAAGCTTCTTAAAATTCAAGTAAGCTTCTTAAAATTCTTCTAAGACCTACAGATGAGAAAGTCCTGGTCCAAGTTGGGCCATTTTAGATCAACATTCAGTTGGAGCCCAGTGCTCAATTAACCTGGCCCAAAACACCCCGAGAGTCCATCTTGGGATGACCCTGTGAATCAGAAATCATCTCACCTACTCTAGGCCAATGGGAGACCCTGGATGTGTTTACTTGTCTATTCCTCGGGTTTTAATTGCTTGCTTTAAACTGGAGAAGCAACCCACAAAATAACAACCTGAAGGTGCTATATACTATGCtatgtgtactttaaaaatatgacatcatttaatcctcacagattGACAGTAAATCTGGAAAGCAAATACtgtcctcatttttcagatgagaaaacaggtagGAAGCAGTTAAATAAACTGTTCAAGGTCACACCATTAGTAAGTGACAAGAAAGACTTAAACACAGACCTACCTGATGCCAAAGTTCATGATCTTAAATCCTATgccagttgtttgtttttaatttttaaccagtCATACAGATACACAGTTTAAAGAATCAAATAGTTCTAcaaattttgttaagaaaaacTAGTCCCTGGCACCTACTGCCCTGTACTAGCCCTCCCCAGAGATGAGACCTCTTTTAGCTGAGTATTTTGGCACTTATTTCTATGTGTATAAAGTAACAAGCTATATATATtgctcttttctgatttttccactTTTGGGCATTATCTATTATCATCCAAGGAATATGAGAATTTTTAGTTCTCCTTCATACTAAGACCCCAACACAAACATGAACCTCCCATCTCCCCATTCTTCCAGAAGTTAAACTATAATGTTGGTTACAttagtatttaaataattttgactaAATATTATTATTCAGAGCTAAGCCCAATTGTAaactcttgactttttttttcttttcccccttttttctaaagattttatttgtttaaagtaatttctacacccaatgtggggcttgaactcacaatcctgaaatcaagagttgtatgctccactgaccaagccagccaggcaccccttcacttattttttctttcttttgcaactTTGTTTTCCCTGGAGTTATTAATTGtcgtctttttgtttttaataactaaTTGAAGTATATATAACTAATTCAACCCCAAACTCTTCACCAATTGTTTAAATCTCCTTTTCAAGGGGTTCAGGAGCACTAGTCTATCAATTTAAACAACCCAAAGAAGTTTATCCAGAGCCCAGTCTATTCTGACCTGCCCAAATCTGGGCTGGTTTGCTGCTGTGCACAGCTGTCATCCTGAGATCTTCCTTCATCACCATCCAGGGGCCCCCTTTCACGTCTCTCCTGTATTGGCACTCCTGTGTCCTGTATCCtatgatttcatcttttttttttattactcccTTGTTTTGGGGGTGTACATCTTCCTGTAGCTTCCTGAGAAAGGGTGCACGGGAGGTAAATTTTTTGAGACCTTGCAGCCTGcagatatctttattttctttattttaccttcatcttTGATGTATAATttggctggatatagaattctaggtttgaatttattttcctgcAGCATGCTGAAGGCACTGCCCCATTGCTGTCTAGCTTCTGGTGTGTTGAGAGTCTAAGGCAATTCTGATTCTTTTTATGtaacttgtttttttcctctctgaagaCTCAGGATCTTCTctttgtttccagtgttttgaAATCTCATGATGATTCTGGTTTAGGTGGGTCAATTTCATCCACTGTGCTGAATACTCAATGAGTCTTTTCAGTATGAAAACTAATGTCCTTCAGTTCCAGGAAATGTTCTTGAATTATTTCCTTGATCGTGTCCTTCCCTCtgtaatgtcctttttctctttctgtaattcctattatttatttattttaaaatggttatttttgagagagaaaga includes these proteins:
- the PRKAG1 gene encoding 5'-AMP-activated protein kinase subunit gamma-1 isoform X2: METVASSDSSPALENEHSQETPESNNSVYTSFMKSHRCYDLIPTSSKLVVFDTSLQVKKAFFALVTNGVRAAPLWDSKKQSFVGMLTITDFINILHRYYKSALVQIYELEEHKIETWREVYLQDSFKPLVCISPNASLFDAVSSLIRNKIHRLPVIDPESGNTLYILTHKRILKFLKLFITEFPKPEFMSKSLEELQIGTYANIAMVRTTTPVYVALGIFVQHRVSALPVVDEKGRVVDIYSKFDVINLAAEKTYNNLDVSVTKALQHRSHYFEGVLKCYLHETLETIINRLVEAEVHRLVVVDENDVVKGIVSLSDILQALVLTGGEKP
- the PRKAG1 gene encoding 5'-AMP-activated protein kinase subunit gamma-1 isoform X1, translating into MGRDLSPLHPSRPAPRELPKASEPSLRLLKWRRLLLQIAPQLWKMSILKLMHGRKLLTIPPYAETPESNNSVYTSFMKSHRCYDLIPTSSKLVVFDTSLQVKKAFFALVTNGVRAAPLWDSKKQSFVGMLTITDFINILHRYYKSALVQIYELEEHKIETWREVYLQDSFKPLVCISPNASLFDAVSSLIRNKIHRLPVIDPESGNTLYILTHKRILKFLKLFITEFPKPEFMSKSLEELQIGTYANIAMVRTTTPVYVALGIFVQHRVSALPVVDEKGRVVDIYSKFDVINLAAEKTYNNLDVSVTKALQHRSHYFEGVLKCYLHETLETIINRLVEAEVHRLVVVDENDVVKGIVSLSDILQALVLTGGEKP
- the PRKAG1 gene encoding 5'-AMP-activated protein kinase subunit gamma-1 isoform X3, with product MGRDLSPLHPSRPAPRELPKASEPSLRLLKWRRLLLQIAPQLWKMSILKVKKAFFALVTNGVRAAPLWDSKKQSFVGMLTITDFINILHRYYKSALVQIYELEEHKIETWREVYLQDSFKPLVCISPNASLFDAVSSLIRNKIHRLPVIDPESGNTLYILTHKRILKFLKLFITEFPKPEFMSKSLEELQIGTYANIAMVRTTTPVYVALGIFVQHRVSALPVVDEKGRVVDIYSKFDVINLAAEKTYNNLDVSVTKALQHRSHYFEGVLKCYLHETLETIINRLVEAEVHRLVVVDENDVVKGIVSLSDILQALVLTGGEKP